The stretch of DNA ataataacaacataCACTACGTGAATTATTCGAATCACCCAAACTTATGATTTCATAATCATTACTGCTTGCAAAAGAGACATATCATTTACAAGTTTTCGAATTTCATTCACTAAAAAGGATATTTAGACGCGTGGCACGTGATACGCGTTGTGAAAGATGATTACAAGTCTCGCTTAATTCAAGTGTAACCACTAAAAGCGCCACATTTATTTTGGTCCAAGTAGAGTGAAAAACTCTTGAAATTTTTACTTTAAGTTTGATTCGGGACATTTCCAAGGTGGCTGTGGGGGTGGGGCTGGCTGGCAAGTGGGCTGGTTTTTGTTACTATCGCGATTCTGGATTCTGCATGTAATTGTAATTCCCTTGATCCACTATTGCCATTTTAAGTTGGAATGTAAATAAATTGGCATAGTTTTTctataaaaagaaaactcGTCCCACGCTGAGTGGCTATAATATTGCCATATGTTGTAATTTTGCATACTAGTTGTCTGCATAAAGAAATGCGCGAACAATAGGATCAAATCCTGATTTATAGTCTGTGCCACGGTGATCGATCCAGGGAGGCACTGCTCCTTCAAAATGCCAAGTAACAAATGTGTCCCCCTGAAATtaagagaagaaaaaacgCCATATACAGTAACTTTGTACTGCACAAAACCCGTTCCAGGTGTGTCAATgtttcaacaaaaacataCACTACACATACCACGCCCGGACACCAAAAGCTTTCACAATATAAATACCCCAAGACTTGGACTTTTCAGGtccatcaatttttttttttcaatgaaatatttatttttccttATTGTTCAACAATACTTTTAGAAATTAGAGTCAagttatatttattttcacttttaaatcaatttatcaagtttaaacaacaacatttaTAAATCGAAATGAGAGTTTCCACATTAGTTTTATCCACATCTATAATCCCAATTGCTACTGCACTTAACATTTCCCCTTTCCATAATATcgaaaagaaagatataCTTGCTGACGCTGCTTCTGCAGCAGGGGGTGCAGCTGCTGCTGTCACATCTGGTGCTGTCGGTGCTGCTAATACTGTTGCCTCAGGTGCCGCCGGTGCTGCTGATACTGCCACCTCAGGTGCTGCCGGTATTGCAAACACTGTTGCTTCTGGTGCCGCCGGTGCTGCTGATACTGCCACTTCTGGTGCCGCCGGTGCTGCTAAAACTGCCACCTCAGGTGCCGCCGGTGCTGCTGATACTGCCACTTCTGGTGCTGTTGGTGCTGCAAAAACTGCTACTTCTGGTGCTGCTGGTGCTGCTAAAACTGCTACTTCTGGTGCTGCTGGTGCTGCCCTGGGTGCTGAAACCGCTGCTGGTGCTGCCGCCCTGGGTGCCGAAACAGCTGCTGCTGGACAAGAAACTTCTGGTGCAGGAAGCTTAGTTGGTGGTCTGGGCTCATCTAATAGTACAAGTCCCTCTGGTGGCTCAGGTTCATCTAATGGTACAAGTTCAGGCTCAGGCTCCGGCTCCGGAGCTGGTGTCGGTTCTGGTTCAGGCAGTGGTTCAGGATCTAGAGGTAGCATTACTGGAAACTCAGTTGCTACTGGTGCTAGCTCTGGTCCAGCAGGTTTAGGCATTTCCTCTTCTATTAGTCAATCTACCACTAGACAATTGCAGACTTCTGGTTCCTCAAATTCAAGTAGCTCAGCTGGTATGGGTAATGTTGTGGTCGGAATGAATGCTGTTGCCTTAGCAGCAttggttttgatttaaaatataGAGTCAATTGTATAGGTATTTGAATAGAAAATTCGCAAAAGATTTTaactaataaattttaaagtttttataaaaaatgTGGTTTTCCCTTATAAATTGTGTTGGGTGTTTTGTGTTGGGTGCAAAATTGACCGGGAAACTTAGTGCATCAATTTGCAGGGggtcttttttttccaaaaaatgTAATATGTACATTCCTATGTATTGATGCATTAATATGTCATATCAAAGCATTGTTATTGTCCTATAGCAAGCTCTTGTCCTTTCCTTGTCTAGAAAAATCATGTATTCAAGGGATGTGAAGGCGGCTGTAAAGCTTGTgcttaaaaaaaagaagtatTGCACTGAGTTgtaattttcattttgatcctgtttttctttatcacAATTCATTTGTTGTTAACTTATCAAAAAAACATGAAGTATTCGACTTTAGCTTGGCTTGTTATAGCATCATATACAGTATTTGCTCAAGATGGTACATCTGTGACCGGATATACCACGACTATAGTGATTCCTGGCTCTCCTCCTGCTGGTGCAGGTACGGCACACGGTGATACAGAGAATACGGGAACTGTTCATACAACTGAGCACTTGACAGGAACTGAAGAAACACATACAACTGGTGCTACACcagaaacaacaactattGTTGCTCCAACCACTACCCATGAGAATACAACTACTCATGAGACGTCAGTCGAAAATACAGCAACCGTTCATCATAATACAACCACACTTCACCATAATACAACCACAATTCATCCAAACGCCACTGGAACTGAAACCCATACTGAAACTGGAACTGGTACCTTAACAGGCACCGGAACCGAAGGACCAGCacttacaacaacaactgttGCTGAAGCCTTCTCATTGGCTGCTGGTGCATCTTTGGGATATTTGGTTGCCTTATTGTTCTTATAgttgtttgaattttattaatggcttatttttttttaattggcGTACACCTATTCGTCACTTTAGTTTTTGTTCGTGATAATTTTGCTATATAGTATTTTAAtatgtttgtttattaataaGTGTATGCAACCCTACTtttaatatataatatgataataaccaaaaaacaaaatagtTAGCCAATGCCAACCATGGCAATATACTATTGAAAAACATCATGTCAATGAGCCCAACTACATAGTTCTATAAACTATTGTTACTTGAAGTGATGATAGTTGCAGTACCAAACCTATCACTGGACTCAACTGATTCGGCTTTGCTATTCAAGTCTCCAGCTTCGGGTGCCTCTTTTCCAATAAACTTATCCAATGAATTTGCGTGGCTTCCAACTTTGTCGATTGAGTTTGTTCTGCTGTTAACATAAATTTTGCCGTTGCTTTCGTGGTTTCCATTGGATAATAAGTCCTGACATAGCTGATCATAAtagtttttcaattctcgCAAATCCTGGATAGAAAGGGATTCGAAATCGGAATTATGAAACTTTGTTAGCTGTTCgatatcaacaatcaattcttcCGATAATACTTCTGGCTTTGCTTTAGGTGGAATCGGTGGTTGGACACTGGGTATAGTGGATGCTGGTATCGcctcttgttgttgaactGTTAGTGGTTGTGAGTTAGTCTGACTAGGGGACAAGTTACCAAACCATTTATCTAAAATTTGTATGCTCGTAGTTCTGTTTCGACCAGCAGTTGGTCTCCTGCTCATAGTAGCATCACTGTCTCCATCTTCTATGGACTGTAATGAAACATTGGAAACACTGTTGTCCGGATGCAAGTTAGAAGGTATGGCTGGCTGATTAAGTTTGGTCATAAACTCAGATACACCACTTGTAAATTTAGCTGTGattgaatttcttttataaTGCCCAGGAGTTGCTGTTGCATTTTCTAATGACGATGAGCGTGTACGGGAATGAATCGGAGAAACTTTGCTTATAAAAGAATTAgttttctttaaatttgattgagGTGAATCATTGTTTTCCTCGTCGTAAACACCTTCTGTAGCTCCACTTGCTGAACTGAATCTTCCCAAAATATTTCGCATCATTGCAAATCCAGAATTCTCTTCAAGCTCTTCCGTCAGTGTTGGTAAACTAggaaatttttcttttctcaaGGAGCTAGACCTAGATCTCGTTTCATTAATCTTGTTACTAATTGTGTTTAACAAAGATGACGATCTCGATCTTCCAGCCTCATCTTCCCTTACCTTGTTTTCAGTTGctttcatttcatttgcAAGTTCACCATCAGGAAACTGGAAATGAGTAAGTAATTCCTCGTCaaccaatttatcaatagGGTGCTTCAAAATACTGCTATTTCGTAAATCTGAAGAAATTTCCGTTTCACTGTTTGACAATAGTTCTGCAATTGTCATATTCGACAAATAAACTATCATGGCCTCAAAATTAGTCAAATAGTAATTCAACTCTCCGGTGTTTAGgaatttttggtttatatatgatatcaattctttatcGTTTGTGAAAAACTTGAATTCGTCACTAAGTATGTGGCTTTGCTCTTGTGGTAAATCTTGAGAATCCtgcaaattcaaatatccAAGTATATCCGATTTCTTGTACTTGCTGCTACTCAAAGGAGTCCTTTCCTGTGCTGGGTTATACGATAAGtacaaattgatttgatacAACTCGATTGGCAGAGAATCGATAAGATTGAGGAAATTTCGAATGAATAGGaaagataaatataaatcgTTAGTTTCAAGCTTGTACACAAGCAAGTAGATCAAAGCAGGTAACAACAAATCGTTATTTATCTCCTTATTCTCAAATCCCTTTTGTGAAAATAGTTTGATTAGATTCTTGTGCAAACTAACAATCTTCTTAAGTTTTGCATAGGGGGTGATTTCTGTATTCAAACTTGTTAAATCTTCTTGCAACAGTATCAAATCTTCTTGAGTCAAGTTATCAATAATGTTCACCAACTTATCTTGATTTCCAAGGTCTTGATCAATAAAATGTTTAAATGATAAGTTTAGTTGGCGCAAACAGTTTAATTTCTCCTGTAAAAACTCTTGGTATATTGTGTCCTTCTGATCAAAACGAAATATCTTGTCGTACAAACAAATGTCGTCACCCAAACTAACCGATTGAAACAACTCCAACTCTGCCAAATGGattgattcaaatattgttaATAACTTGTAGTAGTTGAAGACACGTAACTGGTATAACGCATCGTTATCTGACCTTTTCAATAGTCTAATGGAAGATGTGCTATAATTTGCTATGGCCAATAGATAATCAAACACTTTTGGGTTTTCGTTGAAATAATCACAGTGGGAGATTAGCTGCTTTTTTGTGGAGTTTGATTGAGTGAATATACATATGGTCAACACGTTCAAATCCTGGTAAAACTTTTTGAATAGAGTGGATAACTCAGTGATTGTTAATGGTGCTTGATATCTTGGCTCTTTTAAGTATCGTAGAAATAGCTGGATGAAAGAACTAATTTGTGGATGTAGAATGAGATTTGTCTTGACATCTTCTTCAAGTTTTGAAAGTAGCGGATATGGCGGATCCATAATGTAGTGTATACCTTTAAACTAGTGAAAACAAAGTACTAACTTTAAGATTTGTTAAATtcttttacaaaaaaagtGTGCAACCTTTTTTGAAGAATAAATCAAGCTAGTAACGAATACAGATCAAGAGTAAAAGATAAGTGATTTCTTGTAGCTaaggtttcttttttttctattttccCTGCTTTAgacaacaccaaaaaaaattataaccACGCCTCCTTTAAATCGTCGTACCCGCGtattctgtttttttttttctggtttGGCTAAGGCAATTAGgtaatcaatcaatcaataataataatgtagTAATATCTGAACATGATTAAATTWAAAAAGAGGGGGAGAAACATCACTCAATTTATTTAGTTAAGGAAGAGGCGATGTAAATATATTGTTACAGtattttggaattgttAGTACAGTCTTCTGAATACCGTTTTGagtaatttgtttttttattaaacaataaaatctGAACAATAAGTGTAGTAGTTATTAAGACTAAAGTGGGTTAATAGTAGTATATAGTGTTTTATGATTTAGGTTGCGTGTATTCCTATCGTTTCCCACCAGTAAATGAAAACTGAAAAACACACGTTTGGTCCAACCCCCCTTTCATTTGAAAGCACAAATTTCAATCGAAAGGCAAAAAAATCTTATACAAGAGACAAACTACGCATTGGttcattcaataaataagaATGAGGGCACAGTCGATGCTTTTAACGAGTTAATTCATTGTTTGAACCtgaatttttattaaaaaaacgTTAAACTGTGGTTATGATTTGTAAGGGTTCTCgg from Candida albicans SC5314 chromosome R, complete sequence encodes:
- the PGA23 gene encoding Pga23p (Putative GPI-anchored protein of unknown function; Rim101-repressed; Cyr1-regulated; colony morphology-related gene regulation by Ssn6), translated to MRVSTLVLSTSIIPIATALNISPFHNIEKKDILADAASAAGGAAAAVTSGAVGAANTVASGAAGAADTATSGAAGIANTVASGAAGAADTATSGAAGAAKTATSGAAGAADTATSGAVGAAKTATSGAAGAAKTATSGAAGAASGAETAAGAAASGAETAAAGQETSGAGSLVGGSGSSNSTSPSGGSGSSNGTSSGSGSGSGAGVGSGSGSGSGSRGSITGNSVATGASSGPAGLGISSSISQSTTRQLQTSGSSNSSSSAGMGNVVVGMNAVALAALVLI
- the PGA22 gene encoding Pga22p (Putative GPI-anchored protein; adhesin-like protein); protein product: MKYSTLAWLVIASYTVFAQDGTSVTGYTTTIVIPGSPPAGAGTAHGDTENTGTVHTTEHLTGTEETHTTGATPETTTIVAPTTTHENTTTHETSVENTATVHHNTTTLHHNTTTIHPNATGTETHTETGTGTLTGTGTEGPALTTTTVAEAFSLAAGASLGYLVALLFL
- a CDS encoding uncharacterized protein (Protein with a Vps9 vacuolar protein sorting protein domain; Hap43-repressed; repressed by ciclopirox olamine; Spider biofilm induced); its protein translation is MDPPYPLLSKLEEDVKTNLILHPQISSFIQLFLRYLKEPRYQAPLTITELSTLFKKFYQDLNVLTICIFTQSNSTKKQLISHCDYFNENPKVFDYLLAIANYSTSSIRLLKRSDNDALYQLRVFNYYKLLTIFESIHLAELELFQSVSLGDDICLYDKIFRFDQKDTIYQEFLQEKLNCLRQLNLSFKHFIDQDLGNQDKLVNIIDNLTQEDLISLQEDLTSLNTEITPYAKLKKIVSLHKNLIKLFSQKGFENKEINNDLLLPALIYLLVYKLETNDLYLSFLFIRNFLNLIDSSPIELYQINLYLSYNPAQERTPLSSSKYKKSDILGYLNLQDSQDLPQEQSHILSDEFKFFTNDKELISYINQKFLNTGELNYYLTNFEAMIVYLSNMTIAELLSNSETEISSDLRNSSILKHPIDKLVDEELLTHFQFPDGELANEMKATENKVREDEAGRSRSSSLLNTISNKINETRSRSSSLRKEKFPSLPTSTEELEENSGFAMMRNILGRFSSASGATEGVYDEENNDSPQSNLKKTNSFISKVSPIHSRTRSSSLENATATPGHYKRNSITAKFTSGVSEFMTKLNQPAIPSNLHPDNSVSNVSLQSIEDGDSDATMSRRPTAGRNRTTSIQILDKWFGNLSPSQTNSQPLTVQQQEAIPASTIPSVQPPIPPKAKPEVLSEELIVDIEQLTKFHNSDFESLSIQDLRELKNYYDQLCQDLLSNGNHESNGKIYVNSRTNSIDKVGSHANSLDKFIGKEAPEAGDLNSKAESVESSDRFGTATIITSSNNSL